A window of Pseudophryne corroboree isolate aPseCor3 chromosome 1, aPseCor3.hap2, whole genome shotgun sequence genomic DNA:
AGTGGTGGACCAAGGAATTATTTCACTTGATAAATGCCTTTTACAGTTTTACTTCTTTGGAACTGCTGCAACTACTGAATGTCTTCTTCTTGCTGTAATGTCCTATGACCGCTACTTGGCCATCTGCCGCCCTTTGCATTATACCTCCATAATGGACGAAAGGCTTTGCTATTGGCTTGCACTAATCGTGTGGGTGATTGGCCTACTGGCAACAGTTGGGACAATTATACTTATGAGCAAACTGCAATTCTGTGATGCTAATATAATTAATCATTACTACTGTGACCGGGAACCAATCTTAAGCCTGTCTTGTTCAGAAACAAGTGAAGTTAGACTTTGTGCGCTTGTTTTTTCATTTGTGATAACACTCTGGCCATTTGTGGTTATTACTTGGTCTTATGTCTCTATTATCCTTACCATTCTCAGAATGACTACATCCAATGAgaggtataaaacattttccacatgtAGTTCCCATCTGACAGTAGTTTGTATGTACTATGGGACATTAATTATCATGTATGTGGTGCCTTCCAATGAGCAATCATTTAACATTAACAAACTGTTGTCTTTATTGTATATTGTAGTCACCCCATTACTTAACCCCATCATATACAGTTTGAGAAACCAGGACCTAAGAAACTCAGTAAAGCAGTGCATTCGTAAGATGTCATTATGTCAAAATAGTTGaatttagagagaaaaaaaaagtataacATTTTAGCTGGTTGTAGCTAAACCACTATTTTTTAATCTTAGAAGAGTTTATGTTACCTTGTATGGTAGCAAAGAATTTCACCCAGGCAGGGATTTAAGAAGGATATAATGTCTGCCCAAAATAATTTTAATCCAGATAGTCCAGAAACAATATTTTTTAATGGTTAAAAAGAATATACAGACACAAAAAAAGGTGAATAATACAAAATAGCACTCTTTTCTTGAGAATGACGTGCAATAGAAATATACTTTtatgtctatattaaatatatgacATAACTTTcagagcaaaaataaaaaattatatttattaaaACAGATCCCGTCAGTGTATGGCATTCACAATGCATTTCAGATACCTAAGTACCCTTTTTCAAGATACACACTTGAAAAAGGGTACCTAGGTATCCAGAGTGTGTTGTGAACACCATGCACTAACAAAAGTATGAGTCTAAAGGGGGAAAAAACTGCCACTTTTTTCATTGCTGTGCTCTTGAAACTGTATACattggggaaattcaaatgtttgaaaagttagttgggtgtctgttttttcctgtctattagataagtaaaaacagacatccaactgacttttcaaacatttgaattccccccatttaaCATTATTTGGATATATGATAAATGAAGATACCTTATATATGTGCTTTATGCTGTGGCATTTTATCGGCGGTTGTGATGCTGCCCAAGTTCGGAGTTTATGCAGGGTGGTGGCTGAACTCGGATGtttctttaaagtggcaatcacttacagggCAAAAGGATCAGTATGATAAGGGGAACAGTATGAtatgccgatggacgggatgctgatgttcagtatactgacagcggcatcccatccatcagaatcccgacagcccccaggAAGCCtcttaaccctcaccttttccctaccctaacccaacccccccTTGTAaattcctaaccctcccctgtggtgcctaaccctaaccctctactgcctaaacctaatccttcctgctaagtgcctaaccctaaccctccgtccccgctgcctaaccataacctttccgttgctgcagcctaaccctaaccccccttctgcagcctaaacctaacctccccctcccagcgGCAGGACGTCAGCGCATACCACTGTCAGGACAATTGGGATGCTGACTATCTGTATTTTGACACCGGCCTACCATACGGTGTCGGTATATTGCCGACGGGTTTTTGTCCtaactcgggatcccggcgtcgatatattgaccactgggatcccactcATCGGGAAGTTAACTGCTTCCCCTTGTAGGTTATGGCCATGTCCCAGTTCGGCCGGCATCCAGAACTGCCGCCAAACTCAGATGGCATTACATCCCAccgaatatgtgtatatataaattatatctGTTTTAATAAATGTAGCAGTTGATTTTATCTCTGGAAGTTATGTCATATATTTAACATAAACATAAAAGTATATTTGTATGGCACTTTATTGTGAATAGCCATCGTTCTTCAGAAAAGAGCGCTATTTTGTATCATTCACCTTTTTTGTATCTGAATCAATGCAATAAGTATTTAGTGTTTAGTAATTAGTATTTGAACGATACAAAAAGCTGCAAATTTTCTGTTCACTGCGCCTATATAAGTAAATATCCATCCACTGTTATATATTGAAAAGAATATTCAAAACATCAGTAACACTTTATGAGAGACCAACCATATTAAAATACTTATAAAATAGCACTAGACTGGATTAGTGGCACCCAAACATATTTGAATAGCCACTTAGATCAATCCTTTACCCCTGGTTGGAATTTGGAATATTTATTACACACCCCGCCCCAAACCTTCCCTCCAACACTGAAGGATAATTGTCTATCATATTCTGCTTGTGTTGCTTGGTGCATGCTACTTCCCCCGATTAAAGCTGCTGTGTTATTACTCGATATTTTTGCCATTATGGGGGAACCCAAACTTTCACCCACAACGTTCCTCCCCCATCTTTAGGGAATGGCATATCCATGGTCTTTGTTATGTATTTCAATTCTTACAGCTGAAATCATTTACTCTTTTAACACGTACCCAACTCCAGG
This region includes:
- the LOC134963056 gene encoding olfactory receptor 6B1-like, which produces MGRNQTEINIREFILIGFEISRTFKTLLFIVFLTSYVFTISGNILIIILVSTCKQLSNPMYFFLGNLSLCEILLTTNIVPNMLHLLVVDQGIISLDKCLLQFYFFGTAATTECLLLAVMSYDRYLAICRPLHYTSIMDERLCYWLALIVWVIGLLATVGTIILMSKLQFCDANIINHYYCDREPILSLSCSETSEVRLCALVFSFVITLWPFVVITWSYVSIILTILRMTTSNERYKTFSTCSSHLTVVCMYYGTLIIMYVVPSNEQSFNINKLLSLLYIVVTPLLNPIIYSLRNQDLRNSVKQCIRKMSLCQNS